In the Leptospira selangorensis genome, one interval contains:
- the perRB gene encoding peroxide-responsive transcriptional repressor PerRB, producing MTVLGKHKQYCLTPDEIESRLKSVSIQPTMQRISICQYVLCEADHPTAEEVKEWVDKRSLKMSLATVYNTLNVLVSAGLLREFKFSCLGKSVFDSNIDDHFHFFDEKSGKFHDLDAELLTIDSKLPKEFKVNKMDILFTGSLEESNASV from the coding sequence ATGACTGTTTTAGGTAAACACAAACAATACTGCCTGACTCCGGACGAAATAGAGAGTAGATTAAAATCGGTTTCAATACAACCGACCATGCAAAGGATTTCCATTTGCCAATACGTACTTTGTGAAGCGGATCATCCAACCGCTGAAGAAGTAAAAGAATGGGTAGATAAACGTTCTTTGAAGATGAGTTTAGCGACCGTCTATAATACTTTAAACGTTTTAGTATCTGCAGGTCTATTAAGAGAGTTTAAATTTTCCTGTTTGGGTAAATCGGTATTCGATAGCAATATCGACGACCATTTCCATTTCTTCGATGAGAAGTCGGGAAAATTCCATGACCTGGACGCGGAACTTCTTACAATCGATTCTAAACTACCTAAAGAGTTTAAAGTGAATAAGATGGATATCCTATTCACCGGATCTTTAGAAGAATCGAACGCTTCCGTTTAA
- a CDS encoding sodium:proton antiporter: protein MRNKFFTTLLFLSLVLNVSVWAETGASPQTNTLAQSETDAGHGEHGTGNGHQETASAHGEAGDDLPLWSVIPFVLILLSIALLPLISQTTEHWWENNNNKLLLSLALGGVSFGILMAHSWGGKIFHTMVFDYIPFIILLAALFYISGGIVLKGDIEATPVNNTIFLVVGTFLASFIGTTGASMLLIRPLLKTNSERKHVVHTVIFFIFLVSNIGGSLTPLGDPPLFLGYLQGVPFVWTFKLFPQMIIASGILLVIYFIWDTIMHGKETKKDIRYDHSHRQPLGLEGQVNLLWLLGVILSVAFLNQNYIPAIEKYPFLAFIREAVLIGLIALSKVTSDPKLREKNKFTLGPIQEVAYLFIGIFLTMIPALLLLEHHGKELGITERWQFFWVTGGFSGVLDNAPTYLTFLSLAKGLLGFSNVTQILADPVGEELLKAISVGAVFMGALTYIGNAPNFMVKSVAEENKIKMPSFGGYVLYSFLLLVPTFLLLTWIFFI, encoded by the coding sequence ATGAGAAACAAATTTTTTACTACCCTACTCTTTCTCTCCCTGGTCCTAAACGTTTCCGTTTGGGCGGAAACAGGGGCATCCCCTCAAACAAATACACTGGCTCAATCCGAAACGGATGCAGGTCATGGGGAACACGGAACTGGAAACGGGCACCAAGAGACTGCATCGGCTCATGGTGAGGCAGGAGACGATCTTCCTCTTTGGTCGGTTATTCCTTTCGTTTTAATCCTACTCAGTATTGCACTTCTACCCTTGATCTCTCAAACAACGGAGCATTGGTGGGAAAACAATAATAACAAACTTCTTCTTTCCTTAGCTCTTGGAGGAGTTTCTTTCGGGATCTTAATGGCGCATAGCTGGGGCGGAAAAATTTTCCACACTATGGTATTCGATTATATTCCGTTTATCATCCTTCTTGCGGCACTATTCTATATTTCAGGTGGGATCGTTTTAAAAGGAGATATAGAAGCTACTCCGGTAAATAACACAATCTTCTTGGTCGTGGGAACTTTCCTGGCTTCTTTTATCGGAACGACTGGAGCTTCTATGCTTCTGATCCGTCCTTTACTCAAGACCAACTCAGAAAGAAAACATGTGGTTCACACAGTGATCTTCTTTATTTTCTTGGTTTCTAATATTGGTGGCTCCTTAACTCCTCTCGGAGATCCTCCTTTATTCTTAGGTTATCTGCAAGGAGTTCCATTCGTTTGGACATTTAAACTATTCCCTCAGATGATCATCGCTTCCGGAATTTTACTCGTGATCTACTTTATTTGGGACACGATCATGCACGGAAAAGAGACCAAAAAGGATATCCGTTACGATCATTCTCATAGACAACCCCTTGGATTAGAAGGCCAAGTAAACTTACTCTGGCTTTTAGGAGTGATCCTTTCCGTAGCTTTCTTGAACCAAAACTATATTCCTGCGATTGAAAAATATCCTTTCCTTGCATTCATTAGAGAAGCGGTTCTAATCGGTTTGATCGCACTTTCCAAAGTGACTTCCGATCCTAAGCTAAGAGAAAAGAATAAGTTTACCTTAGGTCCTATCCAAGAGGTAGCTTACCTATTCATAGGTATCTTCTTAACCATGATCCCAGCATTATTGCTCCTGGAACATCATGGAAAAGAACTAGGAATCACTGAAAGATGGCAATTCTTCTGGGTAACTGGTGGATTCTCGGGAGTTCTGGACAATGCTCCTACTTACCTGACTTTCTTATCCTTAGCCAAAGGATTATTAGGGTTCTCTAATGTAACTCAGATCCTGGCTGATCCAGTTGGAGAGGAACTTCTGAAAGCGATTTCCGTGGGTGCGGTATTTATGGGCGCATTGACCTATATAGGCAATGCTCCAAACTTCATGGTAAAATCAGTAGCAGAAGAGAATAAGATCAAAATGCCAAGTTTCGGCGGATACGTATTGTATT